The DNA window TGCCGGTCGCATCGCTCGTTGCCTCGAGGGCTTCTTTCGGGCGGCGGACCTCTCCAGTAGCTTTCTTTTTTGGCGTTGCAGGACGTTTCGCTTCACGGGCGGCCACGGCGCGTTTCGCGCGCTCGCTTCGCTGCTCTGGGGTCATCGTCTCCAGCGAGCGCTTTCCGCCAATCTTGCCGCCTCTGGAGCCCATCTCTCGCATCACTGCGGAGATTGTCTTCTCGTCCATGACCCCAGTCTAAAGCGCTTTTGATTTGAATACAATTTTTGCCATTGACAATCTAAAGCGCTTTAGATAGAATCTAAGCATGAAAGTGATCGGCTATATCCGGGTGAGTACAGACAAGCAGGCTGACAAGGGCGTGTCGCTAGAGGCACAAGAAGCCAAGATCCGCGCAATGGCTGCCGTGCAGGATTTGGAAGTCTCAGAGATCATCGTCGACGGCGGTGAATCGGCTAAGAGTCTCAGCCGTCCAGGGATGGACCGATTGCTTTCAATCGTGGATCGCGGAGAGGTTGATTGCGTGATCATCTGCAAAGCCGATCGGCTAACGCGTTCCGTAAAGGATCTGCCACGCTTCTCGAACGTTTTCAAAAGCGAAACGTCGGGCTTGTAAGCGTATCCGAGAGCCTGGATACGAAGAGCGCGGCTGGTCGACTCCGTGCTCAACATCATGGTTTCTGTCAGCCAGTGGGAACGGGGAAGTGATTGGAGAGCGAACCCGTGATGCGATGCGTCACAAGAAGTTGAAAAGGCGAGAGAATTGGCGCGATTCCCGTTTGGCTCGCGCCTGGCGGCAGATGGCAAACACCTCGAAGAGGATGAACGCGAGCAGGCAATGCTCCAGCGGATCAGGAAACCTGAAGGCCGCAGGGCTATCACTTCGCGCGATCGCCGCTGAGCTTAACTCGCAAGGATTCCGCACTCGCAAGGGTACGGCCTGGCAGCATACCTTTCGTTTGCGGCGATGGCCGCCTGATGCGTGCCTTCAACTGAACGACGAAATGCACCCTAACTCAAGTTTTCAGTCCTGCGGGAGTGCATTGCCTACACCGGCAAATATTCACATCCAAATTAAAGACCAACAAATCCAGAGAGAGACTAATGAGCCAACAGCAAAAGGGCGGACTTTTCCTTCATTTCAATCCCGAGTGTGAAGACTGGGCGACTAACCACCTAATACAAACGGGAGGCCGATTTCCTCATGGCTGCCTACCAACACTATGGCCTAATGCAAGGAGGACCCGCGCAACAGACCGGCATGAGACCTTATCGTCTCCCTTGTCGAAGCCATTTCAATCGGGCGAATTGAACGCAACATTTATCAGAAGGAACTTTGCCGAGTTCTGCCAGCTTGAGAAGATCGCGGTCGAACACGAATCAGAGAACCCATCAGCCAGCACGCGAGAGTGCAGGGCGAGGCGGCGTACTGTGGGAAGTCGGGGGAAGACGGTGGACCTGAACGACAAGGTATTGCAGCTTTGCTTCGCCTCAAATTGGGCTTATCTTAGATGCACCAACGAAGCGAGTGCTGAGGAACACTTCATCCTCGATATGCTGACTACTTTTGAAGCACGACGGCTTGACCCGAACATGGTCGCCTCGCTCTACGGTCAGTACGTCAATCGGTGCAACCTGAGAGATGAAACACAAGATCCAATCCTCTCTTCCTAGTTCCGGAGGATTCTCAGCGCGCCACCGGTGCGCTATCCAGCAGTGATATCTCAAATCTCTTTGCCGCGACGGTCGGCTCCGGGGCTGGACAGTTGAAAGAAAGCTCTGGACGCTGTGAGCAATTGAGTACTGCTGAACTTGTAGTTCTCAGCAAATGTGCTTGATACATTGCGTACCGAGGGTTCAGCGGAGTTGAGTGACGAGGGTGACAAGAGCGACTGGGGATTCTTGATTTCGCGCAGCGGAATTGTTCAGTTGGCGAGTGCTGAGGTCATGGGACATCTGCGCGCTGCATTAGATGCGGTATGCTCCGACCGCGGATGCTTAACGCCGATGGAGGACTCAATCAGTAACCCTGCTTTTCCTTTTTATTCTGATGGTCGGCTTGATACAAGGCGCATTGAAATGGGCATTCAACGGAGTACCGTTCTAATGGAGGCTACAACAGGAAACCCTCCAAACACTCGCGAAGACCTGCCCCCAAATCTTGCGTCAGGCGCTTGCCGAGGTCGATGCGGTGACCGTTTGATGAGTGTCTATAAGCGAGGCAACACCCAGTGGTACCGCTTCGTTTGGGAGGGCCGGAAATCCGGCTCTCCACGAAGCAGGGGAATAAGCGCATTGCGGAGCAGATGGAGGCTGCGCACCGTACGAG is part of the Bryobacter aggregatus MPL3 genome and encodes:
- a CDS encoding recombinase family protein, giving the protein MKVIGYIRVSTDKQADKGVSLEAQEAKIRAMAAVQDLEVSEIIVDGGESAKSLSRPGMDRLLSIVDRGEVDCVIICKADRLTRSVKDLPRFSNVFKSETSGL